Proteins encoded within one genomic window of Oncorhynchus masou masou isolate Uvic2021 chromosome 1, UVic_Omas_1.1, whole genome shotgun sequence:
- the LOC135545018 gene encoding NADPH oxidase activator 1-like translates to MLYTEFLRLWDEAVKAVDARDWQGALSKLNQITEPTSRTLFLTASAHLALGQLEPAIQALDQTIAKDERLAVGFFQRAGAFMMASRLEEALNDCTSAQKHMRGNMVIDYKQLGLRYKLYSWQVLYNTAAVHSRLDQLDKARDILISASQEKGRGGRGGNMEVALDMISRGEVLPVLLVPEGQVFRPRKQDVEQLGERDFLGKPKVISSMIPNDDFGGFEPLRVQKPGYYEPKVDRVEDSRYMCLRTPYISGGPGQLTVPGGAIVFVFSDMERDGLATVIHDGQKGLVPMTLLDPVDIKKSKGRRNNKSIPSGIPLPPGLRPPTRPQNQPSPIASPQESPVRQTPPPSYASATHPPISSTPLRKYTSTVDSPTELDPTSPQGAEAGSVVVKVHYRYTVALSVPLGTPYDDLQERIAHKLGQPASHLRLRHRQHGSQVLKPLDGEEGLRALLEVAEAGRTTLWCQTEDRLDNRTILYQMVALYDYAAEGPEDLEFSEGDSIDILSEVNEEWLEGHCAGYIGIFPSCFAYREEETPTTRGATFTGDRGGHVPPTF, encoded by the exons atgttgtacaCAGAGTTTCTGCGGTTGTGGGACGAGGCGGTAAAGGCAGTGGATGCCAGAGACTGGCAGGGAGCCCTGTCTAAACTCAACCAGATCACTGAACCTACCTCCCGGACTCTGTTTCTGACCGCCTCTGCTCACCTCGCCTTGGGGCAGCTGGAGCCTGCCATCCAG GCTCTAGACCAGACCATAGCAAAGGATGAGCGACTTGCAGTTGGCTTCTTCCAAAGAGCTGGAGCATTCATGATGGCTAGCAG GCTGGAGGAGGCTCTGAATGACTGTACCTCGGCTCAGAAACACATGAGAGGGAACATGGTCATTGATTACAAACAGCTGGGGCTACGCTACAAGCTCTACAGTTGGCAG GTCTTGTACAACACAGCAGCTGTCCACTCTAGACTGGACCAGTTGGACAAAGCCCGGGACATTCTGATCTCAGCCTCCCAGGAGAAAGGAAGAGGGGGGCGAGGAGGGAACATGGAGGTGGCTTTAGACATGATCTCT AGGGGAGAGGTGCTGCCTGTCCTCCTGGTGCCAGAGGGGCAGGTGTTCCGCCCCAGGAAACAGGACGTAGAacagctgggagagagagacttcctGGGCAAACCAAAG GTCATTTCCTCTATGATTCCCAATGATGACTTTGGTGGATTTGAACCTCTCAGGGTTCAG AAACCTGGATACTACGAGCCCAAGGTGGATAGAGTGGA GGATTCTCGCTACATGTGTCTGCGTACCCCTTACATATCCGGGGGCCCTGGTCAGCTGACGGTGCCAGGGGGAGCCATTGTGTTTGTCTTCAGTGATATGGAAAGAGATGGACTGGCCACGGTCATACACGATGGACAG AAAGGACTTGTCCCCATGACACTGCTAGACCCAGTGGATATCAAGAAGTCCAAAGGCAGGAGAAATAATAAA AGTATTCCCAGTGGGATCCCCCTCCCACCGGGCCTCAGGCCGCCCACTCGCCCACAGAACCAGCCCAGCCCCATAGCATCTCCTCAGG AGAGCCCAGTTAGACAGACACCACCACCATCCTATGCCTCTGCCACCCACCCACCAATCAGTTCCACCCCGCTACGCAAGTACACATCCACAGTAGACAGCCCCACTGAACTG GATCCCACTTCACCTCAGGgagcagaggctgggtctgtgGTGGTAAAGGTGCATTACAGATACACCGTGGCTCTGAGTGTCCCTTTAGGCACGCCGTACGATGACCTACAGGAGAGAATTGCACACAAATTGGGGCAGCCAGCTTCACACTTGCGCCTCAG ACACAGGCAGCATGGCTCCCAGGTGCTGAAGCCtctggatggggaggaggggctcagGGCCCTGCTGGAGGTGGCAGAGGCAGGCAGAACCACACTGTGGTGCCAG ACTGAGGACCGCCTGGACAACCGTACCATTCTCTACCAGATGGTGGCACTGTATGACTATGCAGCAGAGGGCCCAGAGGACTTGGAGTTCAGTGAGGGAGACTCTATTGACATTCTCAGTGAAG TCAACGAGGAGTGGCTGGAGGGACACTGTGCTGGTTACATTGGCATCTTCCCCAGCTGTTTTGCCTACCGGGAAGAAGAGACCCCCACAaccaggggtgcaactttcactggggacagggGGGGTCATGTCCCCCCCACATTCTAA